One Gemmatimonadaceae bacterium DNA segment encodes these proteins:
- a CDS encoding ferritin-like domain-containing protein, translating into MPDADKTLVLETTAQLWDPRSRRNFLKLMGVGGTMVLLPSMLASCDDGGVPVQPGGPGGGPGVIGGPGTGSTVTIDFAKGDIAVLQFAYALEQLEADFYVRVANGFGASGLSAAEQMIFTDIRNHEVIHREALRTILGTANGFTLTPVYPNVNFSSRASILGTAKTFEDLGVAAYNGAAQYLTNAANLTVAGKIVSVEARHAAAIADLIAPKTTAFSLTPFDDAFSPQKVAGAAQGFIVNKLAFAGTIPAFVQGPNNNG; encoded by the coding sequence ATGCCTGACGCAGACAAGACGCTGGTGCTAGAAACGACCGCGCAACTCTGGGATCCCAGATCGCGGCGCAATTTTCTGAAGCTGATGGGCGTCGGAGGCACGATGGTGCTTCTGCCGAGCATGCTCGCCAGTTGCGATGACGGCGGAGTGCCAGTTCAGCCGGGTGGGCCAGGTGGTGGCCCCGGCGTTATCGGCGGCCCCGGCACAGGGTCGACCGTCACTATCGATTTCGCGAAAGGCGACATCGCTGTTCTCCAGTTCGCATATGCGCTGGAGCAGCTCGAAGCAGATTTTTACGTGCGAGTCGCCAACGGCTTTGGTGCCTCGGGGCTGAGCGCAGCCGAGCAGATGATTTTCACCGACATCCGGAATCACGAAGTCATTCACCGTGAAGCACTGCGGACTATACTCGGCACAGCAAATGGTTTCACGCTTACGCCGGTCTATCCGAACGTCAACTTCAGCAGCCGCGCTTCGATCCTTGGAACCGCAAAGACGTTCGAGGACTTGGGCGTCGCAGCCTACAACGGCGCCGCGCAATACCTCACGAATGCCGCTAATCTCACAGTTGCGGGAAAGATTGTCTCCGTCGAGGCGCGCCACGCTGCAGCAATCGCTGACCTCATTGCGCCAAAGACCACTGCCTTCTCCCTGACCCCGTTCGATGATGCTTTCTCACCGCAGAAAGTGGCAGGCGCCGCGCAGGGCTTCATCGTCAACAAGCTGGCGTTTGCCGGTACGATCCCGGCGTTCGTCCAGGGTCCCAACAACAACGGTTAA
- a CDS encoding ferritin-like domain-containing protein: MENTTLMQGLDPEMMEPIVSRRDAIAKGAFASSKVMAALALGSVPIALGALARDVYGQTPADVLDVLQFALLLEYLEGEFYTRGVAGAGLIPAADLVVFTQIRDHENVHITALQGLIRGRGATPGAKPNFDFTAKGALPGFNFTGTAQYPPFMALAQAFEDTGVRAYKGQAPRLMGDKAILTAALTIHSVEARHASQVRRMRGQKGWITGNSRGDLPAFTQGIYNGEDLAMQAGLDITALGTGNGGIGAVTEAFDEPLTKAQVTAIVTPFLA; encoded by the coding sequence ATGGAGAACACAACTCTCATGCAGGGTCTCGACCCGGAGATGATGGAGCCCATCGTCTCACGTCGTGACGCTATTGCAAAGGGCGCATTCGCCAGCAGCAAGGTGATGGCCGCTCTGGCACTGGGTTCGGTGCCGATTGCGCTTGGCGCCCTTGCCAGGGATGTCTACGGGCAGACTCCGGCCGACGTGCTCGATGTACTTCAGTTCGCACTTCTGCTCGAGTACCTCGAGGGCGAGTTTTACACCCGCGGTGTAGCTGGGGCGGGCCTTATCCCCGCAGCCGATCTCGTGGTTTTTACCCAGATCAGGGATCACGAGAACGTCCATATCACCGCTCTTCAGGGGCTGATCAGGGGCCGCGGAGCCACACCAGGAGCGAAGCCGAATTTCGACTTTACCGCGAAGGGTGCCCTGCCGGGCTTCAACTTCACGGGCACTGCGCAGTATCCACCCTTCATGGCGCTGGCTCAGGCTTTCGAGGATACGGGTGTGCGTGCGTATAAGGGGCAGGCGCCGCGTCTGATGGGCGACAAGGCGATTCTCACCGCTGCTCTGACCATTCATTCCGTCGAGGCGCGACACGCTTCACAGGTTCGCCGCATGCGCGGGCAAAAGGGCTGGATCACCGGCAATAGCCGCGGCGATCTGCCTGCGTTCACACAGGGTATCTACAATGGCGAAGATCTCGCCATGCAGGCTGGCCTTGACATTACGGCGCTTGGCACCGGTAACGGTGGTATCGGTGCAGTGACAGAGGCGTTCGACGAGCCTCTGACGAAAGCGCAAGTCACCGCGATCGTCACGCCGTTTCTGGCGTAA
- a CDS encoding M28 family peptidase has product MTRTIRFILLALPAVLATSSPVNGQTALPIKHSGKPTVAAITPADAMTRLYILADDSMMGRRSGTEGGLRATAYIEREMRRLGLVPAGDNGTYFQAVPLFTRSFDAASQLTVGNTAVVGAADYFPLHPGGTARSVNGAQVVFAGSTTDISTLISRAQGAGKVVLVSGPPAGLSTRYPEAAAFMVVVPDPALPQLRRAVMNTPTLMRSDADTVTRQLTIALPAASVTRFLGVPLANARPGTVGGTLRGEIKFRSVQAPSRNVVAILPGSDARLRGQYVAIGAHSDHVGLRYGGPLNHDSVRAYNKIAEQIYVARKKELPDFPGDGLTPRERASIVVNVDSLKRIRPVRLDSINNGADDDGSGSIAVIEIAEKFAAARVRPRRSLLFVWHTGEELGLFGAGYFTTHPTVPRDSIVAQLNVDMIGRGEASDLPGGNPGYLQLIGSRRLSTELGDMVESVNKSGRHGFTFDYTFDADGHPENYYCRSDHYEYARYGIPIVFMSTGGHIDYHQLTDEPQYISYPHLTRVTKLMADLAASVANLDHRVVVDKAKPDPKGDCQQ; this is encoded by the coding sequence ATGACCAGGACCATTCGTTTCATCCTGCTCGCACTTCCCGCTGTCCTTGCGACGTCATCGCCCGTGAACGGCCAGACTGCGTTGCCGATTAAACATTCCGGCAAGCCGACCGTCGCCGCCATCACTCCCGCGGACGCGATGACTCGGCTCTATATCCTCGCGGACGATTCGATGATGGGCCGCCGGTCTGGCACAGAAGGCGGTCTGAGAGCCACCGCCTACATCGAGCGCGAAATGCGCCGTCTGGGTCTCGTCCCCGCAGGCGACAATGGGACGTATTTCCAGGCCGTACCATTGTTCACCCGTTCGTTCGACGCCGCGTCGCAGCTGACCGTGGGCAATACCGCGGTTGTTGGCGCTGCGGATTATTTCCCGCTGCATCCTGGCGGTACTGCGCGTTCCGTCAATGGAGCGCAGGTCGTGTTTGCCGGGAGCACCACCGACATCTCGACACTGATCTCCCGTGCTCAGGGTGCCGGCAAGGTGGTGCTGGTAAGCGGACCGCCGGCAGGGCTATCAACCAGATATCCCGAGGCCGCGGCATTCATGGTCGTGGTGCCGGATCCCGCATTGCCTCAACTGAGGCGAGCGGTAATGAATACGCCGACGCTCATGAGGAGTGACGCCGATACCGTCACCAGACAGTTGACCATCGCATTGCCTGCCGCCTCGGTGACAAGATTTCTAGGCGTGCCGCTTGCGAACGCGCGGCCAGGCACCGTCGGTGGCACGCTGAGGGGCGAGATAAAATTCCGGAGCGTACAGGCGCCGTCGCGTAACGTCGTGGCGATTCTGCCGGGTAGCGATGCCAGGCTTCGTGGCCAGTACGTCGCGATAGGCGCGCACAGCGACCACGTCGGCCTCCGGTACGGCGGCCCACTCAACCATGATTCGGTTCGCGCGTACAACAAAATCGCGGAGCAGATCTATGTTGCCAGGAAAAAGGAACTGCCTGATTTTCCGGGGGATGGTCTGACGCCGCGAGAGCGAGCGTCAATAGTTGTCAATGTGGACAGCCTGAAGCGCATCCGGCCAGTACGTCTGGACTCGATCAACAATGGCGCCGACGATGATGGCTCGGGCTCGATTGCGGTAATCGAGATCGCCGAAAAGTTTGCCGCCGCGCGTGTGAGACCAAGGCGTTCGTTGCTGTTTGTATGGCACACAGGCGAAGAGCTCGGGCTCTTCGGGGCTGGATATTTCACAACCCATCCAACTGTTCCTCGCGATTCGATCGTAGCTCAACTCAACGTCGACATGATTGGCCGGGGCGAAGCTTCGGATCTTCCGGGCGGCAATCCGGGCTATCTGCAGCTCATTGGATCGCGGCGGTTGTCGACCGAACTGGGTGACATGGTAGAAAGTGTCAACAAATCCGGCCGTCATGGTTTCACGTTCGACTATACGTTCGATGCCGACGGACATCCGGAGAACTATTACTGTCGCAGCGACCATTATGAGTATGCGCGCTACGGCATCCCGATCGTCTTCATGAGTACTGGCGGGCATATCGACTATCATCAGCTCACCGATGAGCCGCAATACATCAGCTACCCTCACCTCACTCGTGTGACAAAGCTGATGGCTGACTTAGCCGCGAGTGTTGCGAACCTGGATCACCGGGTTGTTGTGGACAAGGCAAAGCCGGATCCGAAAGGGGACTGTCAGCAGTGA
- a CDS encoding NADP-dependent isocitrate dehydrogenase produces the protein MPINSRKVTVIPGDGIGPEVIAAALRVIEATGVKVQADVRHAGAEMFRKGIVSGVPQDTIESIEETKVVLKGPLETPIGHGNKSANVTLRTLFETFGNLRPVRELPGVTTPFTGRKLDIVIVRENVEDLYTGIEYMQTPGVAQALKIITRLGCEKIVELAFEFAIAAGRQRVHCATKANIMKLTEGMMQHTFEEIAPRYPQIEAKHILIDNCAHQLAMRPEQFDVIVTTNMNGDILSDLTSGLTGGLGFAPSANIGSEVAIFEAVHGSAPDIAGRNVANPTAIVLSAAMMLRHIGEGTAANDIEQAVLVTLESGMRSGDMSGTAPPSSTTDFANAIISNLGRESTTSAARDFHAVRISPMRDEVSVMPVTTRRVTGVDIFIESELQPAELGGSLGRLVEGKTLSLHSIGNRGNTVFPVTDQTVSLVDQYRCRFLARNRTGDISDAEILSLLTRIGNVHRWMHIEKLQQFDGEDAFSRSGK, from the coding sequence ATGCCAATCAACTCGAGAAAAGTCACCGTCATTCCCGGCGATGGAATAGGACCTGAAGTCATTGCTGCTGCCCTTCGCGTGATCGAGGCGACCGGCGTCAAGGTGCAGGCCGATGTGCGCCACGCTGGCGCCGAGATGTTCCGCAAGGGGATAGTCTCCGGAGTTCCGCAGGACACCATCGAATCAATCGAAGAGACGAAGGTCGTTCTCAAGGGACCACTTGAAACTCCCATCGGCCACGGAAACAAGAGTGCCAACGTCACGCTGCGCACCCTGTTCGAAACTTTCGGAAATCTTCGTCCGGTCCGTGAATTACCGGGTGTGACGACGCCCTTCACGGGACGCAAGCTGGATATCGTCATCGTCCGTGAGAACGTCGAAGATCTATACACCGGCATCGAGTACATGCAGACCCCTGGAGTCGCCCAGGCCCTGAAGATCATCACCCGGCTGGGGTGCGAAAAGATCGTTGAGCTGGCATTCGAGTTTGCGATTGCCGCGGGACGGCAGAGAGTGCACTGCGCGACCAAGGCAAACATCATGAAGCTCACCGAGGGGATGATGCAGCACACCTTCGAGGAAATCGCGCCGCGTTATCCCCAGATCGAGGCAAAACACATCCTGATCGACAACTGTGCGCACCAACTTGCAATGCGCCCCGAGCAGTTCGACGTGATTGTCACGACCAACATGAACGGCGACATCCTGAGCGACCTCACATCGGGGCTCACCGGTGGCCTCGGTTTCGCTCCTTCGGCAAACATCGGCAGCGAGGTGGCGATATTCGAGGCAGTGCACGGGTCTGCACCCGACATCGCCGGCAGGAACGTTGCAAACCCCACTGCGATCGTTCTCTCTGCCGCAATGATGCTTCGGCACATCGGTGAAGGGACGGCAGCGAATGACATCGAGCAGGCTGTGCTGGTGACACTCGAAAGCGGAATGCGAAGCGGTGACATGAGTGGCACGGCGCCGCCTTCGTCAACGACCGATTTTGCGAACGCAATCATTTCCAACCTGGGTCGTGAGTCGACGACTTCGGCTGCGCGCGATTTTCACGCGGTACGGATATCGCCCATGCGAGACGAAGTTTCCGTCATGCCTGTCACTACTCGGCGCGTGACCGGCGTCGACATTTTTATTGAGAGTGAGCTGCAGCCAGCCGAGCTTGGAGGTTCGCTGGGGAGGCTGGTGGAGGGCAAGACCTTGTCGCTTCACTCGATCGGCAATCGTGGCAACACTGTTTTTCCGGTGACTGATCAGACAGTGAGCCTCGTCGACCAGTATCGTTGCCGGTTCCTCGCCAGAAATCGGACTGGCGACATCAGCGATGCCGAGATTCTCTCGCTTCTCACCCGTATTGGCAACGTCCACCGGTGGATGCACATCGAGAAGCTGCAGCAGTTCGACGGAGAAGACGCGTTCAGCAGATCCGGCAAATAG
- a CDS encoding amidohydrolase family protein produces MNIRALLLAACMPLCAIRAQGAQPSTVLVPARVFDGTSAAVHPGWIVVVTGNDIIYSGPSDPRRIPAGATRLALPGMTLMPGLIDAHTHLFLHPYDETPWVDQVLKESLALRTARATVHARNTLLAGFTTIRDLGTEGADDADTGIRQAIAAGIIPGPRLLISGRAIVATGSYAPARTAYAFEPKQGAEEADGPELQRVVRDQIGRGADWIKLYGDYRWGPDAGARPTFSVDELRLAATTAHASGRRLVVHASTAEGMQRAVDAGAATIEHGDEGTPKVFRAMARAGVAYCPTLAATESIQRYRGWKKGQERATDAIERKRRAFAAARAAGVKICTGSDAGVFAHGDNALELELMVEYGMPQRDVLISATSGTAGILGLQSLIGRVAAGMRADLVAVEGDPLADVSAVRRVRFVMKDGVVYRNDLTNQRP; encoded by the coding sequence ATGAATATCCGGGCCCTGCTGCTGGCGGCATGTATGCCGCTTTGCGCGATCCGGGCGCAGGGGGCTCAGCCGTCGACCGTCCTCGTGCCCGCACGCGTGTTCGACGGAACTTCGGCCGCGGTACATCCCGGTTGGATAGTTGTCGTCACCGGGAACGACATCATCTATAGCGGCCCCTCCGATCCGCGCCGCATTCCGGCGGGGGCTACGCGGCTCGCATTACCCGGGATGACACTGATGCCGGGGCTGATCGATGCCCACACGCATTTGTTCCTGCACCCTTACGACGAAACGCCGTGGGTGGACCAGGTTCTGAAGGAATCGCTGGCCCTGCGCACCGCGCGTGCCACGGTCCACGCGCGCAATACTCTCCTCGCCGGCTTCACGACCATCAGGGACCTTGGTACCGAAGGCGCAGACGATGCAGACACCGGAATCCGTCAGGCAATAGCAGCCGGGATAATCCCGGGGCCGCGACTGCTCATCTCAGGCCGGGCAATCGTTGCCACCGGCTCGTACGCACCAGCTCGTACGGCATATGCTTTCGAGCCGAAGCAGGGCGCGGAAGAGGCGGATGGTCCAGAACTCCAACGCGTAGTCAGGGATCAAATCGGACGCGGCGCGGACTGGATAAAGCTGTACGGTGACTACAGATGGGGTCCGGACGCCGGCGCCCGTCCGACGTTTTCGGTGGACGAGCTCAGACTTGCCGCAACCACGGCGCACGCCTCAGGCCGCCGGCTCGTGGTCCATGCTTCCACCGCCGAGGGTATGCAGCGAGCGGTCGACGCTGGCGCGGCGACAATCGAGCACGGGGATGAAGGAACGCCGAAGGTGTTCCGAGCCATGGCCCGCGCGGGGGTAGCCTACTGCCCCACACTGGCTGCAACCGAATCGATACAGCGATACCGTGGCTGGAAAAAGGGGCAGGAACGCGCCACGGACGCAATCGAGCGCAAGCGGCGCGCGTTCGCGGCGGCGAGAGCCGCAGGGGTGAAAATCTGCACCGGCAGCGACGCCGGTGTATTCGCGCATGGCGACAACGCGCTCGAGCTCGAATTGATGGTCGAATACGGGATGCCGCAGCGTGACGTTCTCATCTCCGCCACGTCGGGAACCGCCGGAATCCTTGGCCTGCAGTCACTGATCGGACGCGTGGCGGCAGGCATGCGCGCCGATCTGGTTGCGGTGGAAGGTGATCCTCTTGCGGATGTTTCAGCCGTGCGGAGAGTCAGGTTTGTGATGAAGGATGGTGTCGTCTACCGGAATGACCTGACGAATCAGCGCCCGTAA